From Oncorhynchus mykiss isolate Arlee chromosome 6, USDA_OmykA_1.1, whole genome shotgun sequence, the proteins below share one genomic window:
- the zgc:158260 gene encoding protein FAM47A isoform X2 has translation MRKQGHIMTDKTFQIGPPETRTTLPAYHWYKEKLMTKCLKDAKNKHHLSGALDGRRWRFLNVGLDDFRDGYPSAGTAVLSQAQRGMSPSIFGMPSPTSLSDKTQWKRFSKEQACFSKKNPQQQVHREHVATVEHKLKQHPLALYPHLEHGMPPELFDQVICVLDPDMCVNRASAVTSPEKEEQADDCTEPWETIMRELESEEEVREGPPVSAIMTDDLCAKNPYKGLQRKQSSAKEDQIVNVKRLRSPSQDEDIKKVTKLFCDWVASLGGEKNNLTESTLLGLFVSGYEKKPSLTFPIQVVEPKNVPEDLRNSVEDLRRAHTCEDPLKDSEPYKSKPGTKRPKYGAWYLDTKTWKKRDADEPLRDPNVIPEDFEFPAQPSEMDDELKQMHGTQAFKQFIISKGLRVPRFLSTLFEEEEGDNRSKPDGAGSTSTRKGTVVL, from the exons GTACAAGGAAAAGTTGATGACCAAATGCCTGAAAGATGCAAAGAACAAACATCATCTCTCAGGTGCTTTGGATGGCCGTCGTTGGCGTTTTCTAAATGTGGGACTTGATGACTTCAGAGATGGGTATCCTAGTGCTGGGACAGCGGTTCTCTCTCAGGCCCAGAGGGGCATGTCCCCTTCCATTTTTGGGATGCCAAGTCCTACATCTCTCTCTGATAAAACACAATGGAAGCGCTTCTCGAAAGAGCAGGCTTGCTTCTCTAAGAAGAACCCTCAGCAGCAGGTACACCGGGAGCATGTGGCTACAGTGGAGCACAAACTCAAACAGCATCCTCTGGCTCTGTACCCACATTTAGAGCATGGCATGCCCCCAGAG TTGTTTGATCAGGTGATATGTGTCCTGGACCCAGATATGTGTGTGAACAGAGCTTCTGCAGTGACTTCACCAGAAAAAGAGGAGCAGGCAGACGACTGCACTGAGCCGTGGGAAACGATCATGCGGGAATTGGAGTCAGAGGAAGAAGTGAGAGAGGGACCACCTGTCAGTGCAATAAT GACGGACGATTTATGCGCAAAGAACCCTTACAAAGGGCTGCAAAGAAAGCAGAGCAGTGCCAAGGAAGACCAGATAGTAAACGTCAAACGACTGCGCTCCCCATCTCAAGACGAGGACATCAAGAAAGTCACTAAGCTTTTCTGTGACTGGGTCGCCTCATTG ggaggagagaagaacaaCCTGACTGAATCCACCCTGCTGGGCCTGTTTGTCAGTGGGTATGAGAAGAAGCCGTCCCTGACCTTCCCTATCCAGGTGGTTGAGCCTAAGAACGTGCCAGAGGACCTACGTAACTCTGTGGAGGATCTGCGCAGAGCCCACACCTGTGAAGACCCCTTAAAGGACTCAGAACCATACAAG AGCAAACCAGGAACTAAAAGGCCCAAATATGGAGCATGGTACCTGGATACTAAAACATGGAAGAAAAGAGATGCTGATGAACCATTAAGAGACCCCAATGTCATCCCTGAGGACTTTGAGTTTCCTGCACAACCAAGTGAAATG GATGATGAACTGAAACAGATGCATGGGACTCAAGCGTTCAAGCAGTTCATCATCAGCAAAGGGCTGAGGGTGCCTAGG TTTCTGAGTACTCTCtttgaagaagaggagggagacaaCCGATCAAAGCCAGATGGAGCAGGCTCTACTTCAACACGGAAGGGGACAGTGGTACTTTAG
- the zgc:158260 gene encoding protein FAM47A isoform X4: protein MWMSHHTKDNIGYKEKLMTKCLKDAKNKHHLSGALDGRRWRFLNVGLDDFRDGYPSAGTAVLSQAQRGMSPSIFGMPSPTSLSDKTQWKRFSKEQACFSKKNPQQQVHREHVATVEHKLKQHPLALYPHLEHGMPPELFDQVICVLDPDMCVNRASAVTSPEKEEQADDCTEPWETIMRELESEEEVREGPPVSAIMTDDLCAKNPYKGLQRKQSSAKEDQIVNVKRLRSPSQDEDIKKVTKLFCDWVASLGGEKNNLTESTLLGLFVSGYEKKPSLTFPIQVVEPKNVPEDLRNSVEDLRRAHTCEDPLKDSEPYKSKPGTKRPKYGAWYLDTKTWKKRDADEPLRDPNVIPEDFEFPAQPSEMDDELKQMHGTQAFKQFIISKGLRVPRFLSTLFEEEEGDNRSKPDGAGSTSTRKGTVVL, encoded by the exons GTACAAGGAAAAGTTGATGACCAAATGCCTGAAAGATGCAAAGAACAAACATCATCTCTCAGGTGCTTTGGATGGCCGTCGTTGGCGTTTTCTAAATGTGGGACTTGATGACTTCAGAGATGGGTATCCTAGTGCTGGGACAGCGGTTCTCTCTCAGGCCCAGAGGGGCATGTCCCCTTCCATTTTTGGGATGCCAAGTCCTACATCTCTCTCTGATAAAACACAATGGAAGCGCTTCTCGAAAGAGCAGGCTTGCTTCTCTAAGAAGAACCCTCAGCAGCAGGTACACCGGGAGCATGTGGCTACAGTGGAGCACAAACTCAAACAGCATCCTCTGGCTCTGTACCCACATTTAGAGCATGGCATGCCCCCAGAG TTGTTTGATCAGGTGATATGTGTCCTGGACCCAGATATGTGTGTGAACAGAGCTTCTGCAGTGACTTCACCAGAAAAAGAGGAGCAGGCAGACGACTGCACTGAGCCGTGGGAAACGATCATGCGGGAATTGGAGTCAGAGGAAGAAGTGAGAGAGGGACCACCTGTCAGTGCAATAAT GACGGACGATTTATGCGCAAAGAACCCTTACAAAGGGCTGCAAAGAAAGCAGAGCAGTGCCAAGGAAGACCAGATAGTAAACGTCAAACGACTGCGCTCCCCATCTCAAGACGAGGACATCAAGAAAGTCACTAAGCTTTTCTGTGACTGGGTCGCCTCATTG ggaggagagaagaacaaCCTGACTGAATCCACCCTGCTGGGCCTGTTTGTCAGTGGGTATGAGAAGAAGCCGTCCCTGACCTTCCCTATCCAGGTGGTTGAGCCTAAGAACGTGCCAGAGGACCTACGTAACTCTGTGGAGGATCTGCGCAGAGCCCACACCTGTGAAGACCCCTTAAAGGACTCAGAACCATACAAG AGCAAACCAGGAACTAAAAGGCCCAAATATGGAGCATGGTACCTGGATACTAAAACATGGAAGAAAAGAGATGCTGATGAACCATTAAGAGACCCCAATGTCATCCCTGAGGACTTTGAGTTTCCTGCACAACCAAGTGAAATG GATGATGAACTGAAACAGATGCATGGGACTCAAGCGTTCAAGCAGTTCATCATCAGCAAAGGGCTGAGGGTGCCTAGG TTTCTGAGTACTCTCtttgaagaagaggagggagacaaCCGATCAAAGCCAGATGGAGCAGGCTCTACTTCAACACGGAAGGGGACAGTGGTACTTTAG
- the zgc:158260 gene encoding protein FAM47A isoform X1, protein MWRLYFCSVYITLTHNLPSSLSGLELPNVNEGNVKVEGFNLALTHRYKEKLMTKCLKDAKNKHHLSGALDGRRWRFLNVGLDDFRDGYPSAGTAVLSQAQRGMSPSIFGMPSPTSLSDKTQWKRFSKEQACFSKKNPQQQVHREHVATVEHKLKQHPLALYPHLEHGMPPELFDQVICVLDPDMCVNRASAVTSPEKEEQADDCTEPWETIMRELESEEEVREGPPVSAIMTDDLCAKNPYKGLQRKQSSAKEDQIVNVKRLRSPSQDEDIKKVTKLFCDWVASLGGEKNNLTESTLLGLFVSGYEKKPSLTFPIQVVEPKNVPEDLRNSVEDLRRAHTCEDPLKDSEPYKSKPGTKRPKYGAWYLDTKTWKKRDADEPLRDPNVIPEDFEFPAQPSEMDDELKQMHGTQAFKQFIISKGLRVPRFLSTLFEEEEGDNRSKPDGAGSTSTRKGTVVL, encoded by the exons atgtggcggttatatttttgttcagtatacataacaTTGACACATAACCTTCCATCCAGTCTCTCTGGACTGGAGCTTCCAAATGTTAATGAGGGCAATGTGAAAGTAGAAGGATTTAATTTAGCTTTGACTCACAGGTACAAGGAAAAGTTGATGACCAAATGCCTGAAAGATGCAAAGAACAAACATCATCTCTCAGGTGCTTTGGATGGCCGTCGTTGGCGTTTTCTAAATGTGGGACTTGATGACTTCAGAGATGGGTATCCTAGTGCTGGGACAGCGGTTCTCTCTCAGGCCCAGAGGGGCATGTCCCCTTCCATTTTTGGGATGCCAAGTCCTACATCTCTCTCTGATAAAACACAATGGAAGCGCTTCTCGAAAGAGCAGGCTTGCTTCTCTAAGAAGAACCCTCAGCAGCAGGTACACCGGGAGCATGTGGCTACAGTGGAGCACAAACTCAAACAGCATCCTCTGGCTCTGTACCCACATTTAGAGCATGGCATGCCCCCAGAG TTGTTTGATCAGGTGATATGTGTCCTGGACCCAGATATGTGTGTGAACAGAGCTTCTGCAGTGACTTCACCAGAAAAAGAGGAGCAGGCAGACGACTGCACTGAGCCGTGGGAAACGATCATGCGGGAATTGGAGTCAGAGGAAGAAGTGAGAGAGGGACCACCTGTCAGTGCAATAAT GACGGACGATTTATGCGCAAAGAACCCTTACAAAGGGCTGCAAAGAAAGCAGAGCAGTGCCAAGGAAGACCAGATAGTAAACGTCAAACGACTGCGCTCCCCATCTCAAGACGAGGACATCAAGAAAGTCACTAAGCTTTTCTGTGACTGGGTCGCCTCATTG ggaggagagaagaacaaCCTGACTGAATCCACCCTGCTGGGCCTGTTTGTCAGTGGGTATGAGAAGAAGCCGTCCCTGACCTTCCCTATCCAGGTGGTTGAGCCTAAGAACGTGCCAGAGGACCTACGTAACTCTGTGGAGGATCTGCGCAGAGCCCACACCTGTGAAGACCCCTTAAAGGACTCAGAACCATACAAG AGCAAACCAGGAACTAAAAGGCCCAAATATGGAGCATGGTACCTGGATACTAAAACATGGAAGAAAAGAGATGCTGATGAACCATTAAGAGACCCCAATGTCATCCCTGAGGACTTTGAGTTTCCTGCACAACCAAGTGAAATG GATGATGAACTGAAACAGATGCATGGGACTCAAGCGTTCAAGCAGTTCATCATCAGCAAAGGGCTGAGGGTGCCTAGG TTTCTGAGTACTCTCtttgaagaagaggagggagacaaCCGATCAAAGCCAGATGGAGCAGGCTCTACTTCAACACGGAAGGGGACAGTGGTACTTTAG
- the zgc:158260 gene encoding protein FAM47A isoform X3 — MWRLYFCSVYITLTHNLPSSLSGLELPNVNEGNVKVEGFNLALTHRYKEKLMTKCLKDAKNKHHLSGALDGRRWRFLNVGLDDFRDGYPSAGTAVLSQAQRGMSPSIFGMPSPTSLSDKTQWKRFSKEQACFSKKNPQQQVHREHVATVEHKLKQHPLALYPHLEHGMPPELFDQVICVLDPDMCVNRASAVTSPEKEEQADDCTEPWETIMRELESEEEVREGPPVSAIMTDDLCAKNPYKGLQRKQSSAKEDQIVNVKRLRSPSQDEDIKKVTKLFCDWVASLGGEKNNLTESTLLGLFVSGYEKKPSLTFPIQVVEPKNVPEDLRNSVEDLRRAHTCEDPLKDSEPYKSKPGTKRPKYGAWYLDTKTWKKRDADEPLRDPNVIPEDFEFPAQPSEMDDELKQMHGTQAFKQFIISKGLRVPRDNDPTTPGCVRAI, encoded by the exons atgtggcggttatatttttgttcagtatacataacaTTGACACATAACCTTCCATCCAGTCTCTCTGGACTGGAGCTTCCAAATGTTAATGAGGGCAATGTGAAAGTAGAAGGATTTAATTTAGCTTTGACTCACAGGTACAAGGAAAAGTTGATGACCAAATGCCTGAAAGATGCAAAGAACAAACATCATCTCTCAGGTGCTTTGGATGGCCGTCGTTGGCGTTTTCTAAATGTGGGACTTGATGACTTCAGAGATGGGTATCCTAGTGCTGGGACAGCGGTTCTCTCTCAGGCCCAGAGGGGCATGTCCCCTTCCATTTTTGGGATGCCAAGTCCTACATCTCTCTCTGATAAAACACAATGGAAGCGCTTCTCGAAAGAGCAGGCTTGCTTCTCTAAGAAGAACCCTCAGCAGCAGGTACACCGGGAGCATGTGGCTACAGTGGAGCACAAACTCAAACAGCATCCTCTGGCTCTGTACCCACATTTAGAGCATGGCATGCCCCCAGAG TTGTTTGATCAGGTGATATGTGTCCTGGACCCAGATATGTGTGTGAACAGAGCTTCTGCAGTGACTTCACCAGAAAAAGAGGAGCAGGCAGACGACTGCACTGAGCCGTGGGAAACGATCATGCGGGAATTGGAGTCAGAGGAAGAAGTGAGAGAGGGACCACCTGTCAGTGCAATAAT GACGGACGATTTATGCGCAAAGAACCCTTACAAAGGGCTGCAAAGAAAGCAGAGCAGTGCCAAGGAAGACCAGATAGTAAACGTCAAACGACTGCGCTCCCCATCTCAAGACGAGGACATCAAGAAAGTCACTAAGCTTTTCTGTGACTGGGTCGCCTCATTG ggaggagagaagaacaaCCTGACTGAATCCACCCTGCTGGGCCTGTTTGTCAGTGGGTATGAGAAGAAGCCGTCCCTGACCTTCCCTATCCAGGTGGTTGAGCCTAAGAACGTGCCAGAGGACCTACGTAACTCTGTGGAGGATCTGCGCAGAGCCCACACCTGTGAAGACCCCTTAAAGGACTCAGAACCATACAAG AGCAAACCAGGAACTAAAAGGCCCAAATATGGAGCATGGTACCTGGATACTAAAACATGGAAGAAAAGAGATGCTGATGAACCATTAAGAGACCCCAATGTCATCCCTGAGGACTTTGAGTTTCCTGCACAACCAAGTGAAATG GATGATGAACTGAAACAGATGCATGGGACTCAAGCGTTCAAGCAGTTCATCATCAGCAAAGGGCTGAGGGTGCCTAGG gacaatgacccaacaactccaggctgtgtaagggctatttga